GTCGCACCCCTGAAAGTGGGCATAGCGGGGCTCGGCACCGTGGGTGCCGAAGTCGTCCGTTTGATCGAAACGCAGGCGCGCGTGCTCGCGGGCCGCAGCGGCCGGGGCATCCGCGTCGTCGCCGTCACGGCACGCTCGAAGGCGAAGAAGCGCGGCGTCGACCTACGCGGCGTCGACTGGGCGAAGGATCCCATCTCGCTTGCCACCCATCCAGAGGTCGATTGCTTCGTCGAGCTGATGGGCGGCGCCGGTGATCCCGCGCTGTCGGCGGTGGAGGCCGCGCTGGGCGCCGGCAAGTCGGTCGTCACCGCCAACAAGGCGCTGCTCGCCAAGCACGGCCTCAAGCTCGCCAAGGCAGCTGAGAAGAACGGCGGCGCGCTGAATTTCGAGGCAGCTGTCGGGGCCGCGATCCCCGTCATCAAGACGTTGCGCGAGGGTCTTGCCGGAACCGGCATCAATCGCGTTTACGGCATCCTCAACGGCACCTGCAATTACATTCTGACCCGGATGGAGCAGGAGGGGCTGTCCTTCGCCGAATGCCTGAAGGATGCGCAGCGGCTCGGCTATGCCGAGGCCAATCCGTCCTTCGACGTCGACGGCCACGACACCGCGCAGAAACTCGCCATTCTCGCCAGCCTCGCTTTCGGCACGAAAGTTGCTCAAAGCGCGGTGTATGTGGAAGGCATCTCATCCATCGCCCCGGAAGATCTGCGCGCCGCCGACGATCTCGGTTACAGGCTCAAGTTGCTCGGCGTTGCGGTTCGCACCGCCAAGGGCATCGAGCAGCGCGTGCACCCGACCATGGTGCCGAAATCCTCCTCGATCGCGCAGGTGATGGGTGTCACCAATGCGGTCACGATCGACGGCGAGGGGATTCCGCCGATCACGCTGGTCGGCCCCGGTGCGGGAGGAGCGGCGACCGCATCCGCGGTGGTCGCTGATATCGCAGACGTCGCGCGCGGCATCCGTGCCAATCCGTTCGGCCGGCCGATCTCGCAACTGCGCGACACCCAGAAGGCGCCGATGGAGCGGCATGAGGGCGGATACTATATTCGCCTGCTCGCGCGCGACTTCCCCGGCACGGCAGCCGCGATCGCAACGCGGCTCGCCGAGCAGAAGATTTCTATCGAGTCGATCGTACAGCGTCATCCCAATGGCGGTGCTGCGCCTGACAATGGTAAGGCGGTCCCGGTGCCCGTCATCCTGATCACCTACGCCACTCACGAAGACGCCGTGCGCCGTGCGCTCGCGGCCGTGCAGAAGGACAAGGTGATCAGCGGACGGCCGCAGGTGATCCGGATCGAGAAGAACTAGAGCATGACCGCGGAAAAGTGTTGAGCGGTTTTCCGGAAAGGTCATGCTCAAGCCATAAGGCGGTCGTTCGTTCGAACGAACCATGGGCGTTGTGAGTTGATGCGGACGGAGATTTCCGTCCCAAACGTTTCGAAGGAGTAAGCCCCGATGTCGACCCATATTGAAGTCCCCCCGCACGCCTTGCTCGAGCGCATTCTGACGCTGGAGATCGTGCGGGTGACGGAGCGGGCGGCGGTGTCGTCGGCGCGGCTGCGCGGTCACGGCAACGAGAAGGCCGCTGACCAGGCCGCCGTGGACGCCATGCGGCGCGAGCTCAACAAGCTGCCGATCCAGGGCACCATCGTGATCGGCGAGGGCGAGCGCGACGAAGCACCGATGCTCTATATCGGCGAGCAGGTCGGCCTCAAGGCCGGCCCCGAGGTCGACATCGCGGTCGACCCGCTCGAGGGCACCACGCTGTGCGCCAAGAACATGCCGGGCTCGATCGCCACGATGGCGATGGCCGACGGCGGCACGCTGCTGCACGCGCCTGACGTCTACATGCAAAAGCTCGCGATCGGCCCCGGCTACGACAAGGGCGTGGTCGATCTCGATGCCTCGCCGGCCGATAATGTCCGCCGCCTCGCCAAGGCCAAGGGCGTCAAGCCGGAGGGCATCACTGTGCTGGTGCTCGACCGTCCGCGCCACGCCAGCATCATCGAGAGCGTGCGCTCGACCGGCGCCGCCGTGCGCCTGATCACCGACGGCGACGTCGCGGGCGTCATCCACTGCGCCGACCCCGACAACACCGGCGTCGACATGTATCTCGGCACCGGCGGTGCACCCGAAGGCGTGCTCGCCGCCGTGGCGCTGCGATGCATCGGCGGCCAGATGCAGTGCCGCCTCATCCTCGATTCAGCCGAGAAGGTCGAGCGTGCCGCCAAGATGGGCGTCAACGACCCCAAGATGATCTACGGGATCGAGGACATGGCGCGCGGCGACTGCCTGTTTGCCGCTACCGGCGTCACCACCGGCTCGCTGCTGTCGGGCGTCAAGTTCCGCAAGGACGGCGTGATCGAGACCGAGACGGTCGTGATGCGTTCGGTGACCGGTACGGTGCGCTACATCAAGGCGGAGCACCGCGAGCTGGCCAAGTTCCATCTGGACTGAGGTCGTGATCATCCGCGCGATCGACTGCTTCGGTCGGTCGCGCGCCGCGGACTTGATGCATCGTCCGTCTGTTATGGGCTGTGGAGCGGTGCAGGCAAGAACATGGACATGTCGCACAACGTCAGGCCGAGCCTGATGGCCAGCTGAAGCTGGCGGACTTCATCGGCCCAAGGCTGGAGAATGGCCTCCGCGGGTGGGATATCTCCATTCGTGAGTGCACGGCGCGCGTTCGTCTCGGCCTCGGCATAGTCGTCGGTTGCGATCATGCCGGACAAGGCCCGCGAGAGGCCTTTATCAAAGCTCTCGAGTCGGACCTCCGATTGATAGTGATCGGGCCTGAGCCTGATTTGGTTTTCGGCTTGGCCCGGATCGAAAAGCCCGACCTTGCTCAGCATGACCAGCAACGGATGATCCCGGGCGATGGCTACGGGAATGATTGGAAAGGTCTTGGTTCTCCCGGATCGATCATCAAGCGATGAGAACGAGATGACCGGCCCGATCTTGAAACGGGAGTTGCGGTGAAGCACCGCGACGCGGTGATCAATTTCGGAGTCGGCCTCGAACACCGCGCCGCTCTTGGGTCCGTCGTCCAGGCCGCGGGCGATAAAGTAGGATGAAAGCTGGGCAACCCGGCCGGTGGCGGTCCGTTGATCGAGCCCATCCACTTCGAACTCGATCTCTCGCCCCGCAAACGCAGACAACCCGATCGTGAGCGCCCCTATGGTCTTGCCCGAAAGGTAGGGAACGATCTCCATCCACAAGGCGAACGGTTGATCTGGATATGAGGCGAACGCGCTGCGCGACTGATCTATCCACATCTCGGGCGAGCGGGCAACGTTTCCCTGCCAGACCACAGCGACGACGCCGGGCATTGCCGCGACCACAGCACCCACAATGGCCGTGGCAAGTTGCGCATTCTCGACAAATCCCAGCGGCTTCCGTTCAGTTTTGCTTTCGGCAGAGCCCATCGGCGCGACGATCAGGTGCGCACGATGGCGGCCGGCGGCGCGAAACGCCTCCGGCCACAGCCAAGAGGCCCGTTCCCACAGTTGCTGATCGAAAGGTATCGGCGCCGACATCAGCAGGATCGTCATGAGCTGATCGCCTGCGTGGATGAACATCGCGCTGTCAGCGCTGTCGCTTCGCGCGAGGGTGCTGCGGCTCCAACGCAAGTCGCGATGACGAGCGCGCAATGCCCGGATCAACGCGTCTTCGTCCGGGAGGCGGGCATCCTCGAGCAAAATGTATGCGACAGGAATGGTTGTCATGGCAGATGCGTGCGCACCCTGACTGGTTGAGGCGGTGACATTGCTCGTCGCGGACGAACTAGAGATATTGTTGCATGGAAAGGATCATGCTTTAAAGCCCTCGATCTCAACCGGAGCCAACCGGGCGCAGGAAAATCCGCGGAGCGAAACATGACACCAACATCCGATCTCTCCGCCTTGAAAGCCCTGGTTTTCGACGTGTTCGGCACGGTCGTGGACTGGCGCACGAGTCTCATCACCGACTTCATGTGGTGGAGCAAGCAGCGCGGCATCACCGCTGATTGGACCGCGCTCGTCGACGGCTGGCGCGGGATGTACATGGCCTCGATGGACGACGTGCGCGAACATCCCGAGCGCGGCTATGTCATGCTCGACGACCTGCATCGCCGCTCGCTGGAAAAGCTGGTCGATCAATTCGCGATCAAGGGCCTCACCGAGGCCGATCTCGATTATCTCACCAAGGGCTGGCACCGCCTGCATCCCTGGCCCGACAGCGTCGCCGGCCTCACGCGGCTGAAATCGAAATTCGTGATCTCGCCGCTCTCGAACGGCAACGTCGCGCTGCTCACCAACATGGCCAAGTTCGCCGGCCTGCCGTGGGACCTGATCATGTCGGCCGAGCTGTTCGAGCACTACAAGCCCGATCCGGAGACCTATCTCGGCGCCGCGCGCCTGCTCTGCCTGAGGCCGCAAGAGGTGATGATGGTCGCGGCTCACAATGGCGATCTTGCCGCCGCGCAGAAGAACGGGCTCAAGACCGCGTTCGTGGCGCGACCGACCGAGTACGGGCCGCTTCAGAAGATCGATTTCGAAGCGACCGGCAATTGGGACATCGTCGCGAAGGATTTTGGTGGTATCGCCGACAAGCTCGGCTGCTAGGCCGCACTTCGCGAGGGATGGAAGCGATGAGCAAGCCGGTGCCCGAGCGCTATCGACATCTGCGAAGCTTCGCGTTCGGCGACAGCCCTGCGCTTGCGGACGAACTGGTTGAGCTCGTCATCAGGGGCATCAAGACCGCGACGTGCAGCACCGAAGACGAGCCGAACATCTCCACGCCCGGTGAACGCTGGGTCGTGCTCGACGGGGGGGCAGAGCCGCGCTGCGTCATCGAAACCACAGGGGTGACGTATCGGCGCTTCAATGAGGTCGACGCCGCCTTCGCGTATGACGAGGGAGAAGGCGACCGCAGCCTGGCCCATTGGCGATGCGCCCATCAATCCTATTTCGGCAGGCTTGGGCGATATAGCGAGGACATGATGCTGATGTGCGAGCGTTTTCGCCTGATCGAGGTTTTCAGCGATGGACCTGGTGAGGGGTCATAGGTTCAGCTCAATTGTCCGGCAGGCAGAACGTCTTAATCGCAAAGTCGATCCGCCGGTCCAATGCGCGGCGATTGAGCTTGAAGCCGGTATCGGTCAGCAGCCTGAAATGATCGTGGCCGAACACCATGCCGAACAGCATTTCGGCGACGAGGCGGAGCGGCACGCCTTCGAAACGCGGCTCCAGGCGAACCTTCTCGAGCAAGCCGACGATATGCTCGGTGCCGCTCTCCATGATGACCTCGGCAAACATGCGCCCCAGCGCCGGCGAGGCCTGGCGTTCACCGATGATCAACCGTTGCAGCGCGATCTCACCCGGCGACAGCGCCACGTCTGCAGCCTCCCGAAGCATGTTGCGAAGCCGGGTCACCGGTGATCCGTCCGAAGGCGTGTCCGTGAACTGGTCTTTGGGCAGGCTGCCCAGCAGCATGGCACGGAACAGATCGGTCTTGCTCTCGAACAATTTGTAGAGCGTCTTCTTCGACATGCCGGCGGCGCCGGCGATGTCGTCCATGGTCGTCGCGGCGAAGCCTTTGCTGG
This genomic stretch from Bradyrhizobium daqingense harbors:
- a CDS encoding homoserine dehydrogenase, whose protein sequence is MVAPLKVGIAGLGTVGAEVVRLIETQARVLAGRSGRGIRVVAVTARSKAKKRGVDLRGVDWAKDPISLATHPEVDCFVELMGGAGDPALSAVEAALGAGKSVVTANKALLAKHGLKLAKAAEKNGGALNFEAAVGAAIPVIKTLREGLAGTGINRVYGILNGTCNYILTRMEQEGLSFAECLKDAQRLGYAEANPSFDVDGHDTAQKLAILASLAFGTKVAQSAVYVEGISSIAPEDLRAADDLGYRLKLLGVAVRTAKGIEQRVHPTMVPKSSSIAQVMGVTNAVTIDGEGIPPITLVGPGAGGAATASAVVADIADVARGIRANPFGRPISQLRDTQKAPMERHEGGYYIRLLARDFPGTAAAIATRLAEQKISIESIVQRHPNGGAAPDNGKAVPVPVILITYATHEDAVRRALAAVQKDKVISGRPQVIRIEKN
- the glpX gene encoding class II fructose-bisphosphatase, translating into MSTHIEVPPHALLERILTLEIVRVTERAAVSSARLRGHGNEKAADQAAVDAMRRELNKLPIQGTIVIGEGERDEAPMLYIGEQVGLKAGPEVDIAVDPLEGTTLCAKNMPGSIATMAMADGGTLLHAPDVYMQKLAIGPGYDKGVVDLDASPADNVRRLAKAKGVKPEGITVLVLDRPRHASIIESVRSTGAAVRLITDGDVAGVIHCADPDNTGVDMYLGTGGAPEGVLAAVALRCIGGQMQCRLILDSAEKVERAAKMGVNDPKMIYGIEDMARGDCLFAATGVTTGSLLSGVKFRKDGVIETETVVMRSVTGTVRYIKAEHRELAKFHLD
- a CDS encoding haloacid dehalogenase type II; translated protein: MTPTSDLSALKALVFDVFGTVVDWRTSLITDFMWWSKQRGITADWTALVDGWRGMYMASMDDVREHPERGYVMLDDLHRRSLEKLVDQFAIKGLTEADLDYLTKGWHRLHPWPDSVAGLTRLKSKFVISPLSNGNVALLTNMAKFAGLPWDLIMSAELFEHYKPDPETYLGAARLLCLRPQEVMMVAAHNGDLAAAQKNGLKTAFVARPTEYGPLQKIDFEATGNWDIVAKDFGGIADKLGC
- a CDS encoding ASCH domain-containing protein produces the protein MSKPVPERYRHLRSFAFGDSPALADELVELVIRGIKTATCSTEDEPNISTPGERWVVLDGGAEPRCVIETTGVTYRRFNEVDAAFAYDEGEGDRSLAHWRCAHQSYFGRLGRYSEDMMLMCERFRLIEVFSDGPGEGS
- a CDS encoding TetR/AcrR family transcriptional regulator produces the protein MAKESGSQRRIAPPSERSRPAIELPAPDARMTQLLAAAKDTFTSKGFAATTMDDIAGAAGMSKKTLYKLFESKTDLFRAMLLGSLPKDQFTDTPSDGSPVTRLRNMLREAADVALSPGEIALQRLIIGERQASPALGRMFAEVIMESGTEHIVGLLEKVRLEPRFEGVPLRLVAEMLFGMVFGHDHFRLLTDTGFKLNRRALDRRIDFAIKTFCLPDN